In Pelosinus sp. UFO1, one genomic interval encodes:
- a CDS encoding (2Fe-2S)-binding protein codes for MMSDNVSQEILDKLTKVCLCKAISKASIKKIIASGANTLEKVQQECGAGSGPCGGKRCTPKIIELLENQG; via the coding sequence ATGATGAGTGACAATGTAAGTCAAGAAATTTTGGATAAATTGACTAAAGTATGCCTGTGCAAAGCCATCAGTAAAGCTTCCATTAAAAAAATCATTGCCAGCGGTGCTAACACTCTTGAAAAAGTACAGCAAGAATGTGGTGCGGGATCAGGTCCTTGTGGTGGCAAGCGGTGTACACCAAAAATAATAGAACTATTAGAGAACCAAGGATAA
- a CDS encoding TIGR01777 family oxidoreductase: MNLLITGGTGFVGSAVVEQLLQRGDCIQIVSRNTKKKQEASLVQMPAAGALFSEKVIASLDGIINLAGESIAGSRWDATIRQRILNSRVAATSCIVDSIRRNQERGLPFPKVLVNASAIGYYGTHPQQRFTESSGSGYGFLADVCRAWELEAIKGESLGMRVVRLRLGHVLERDGGMLPRVATPFSFGMGGYLGDGQQWMSWIHRKDLVNIIIQALDNGAWQGVYNACTPYAVTMKEFMEVLGTTLGSKCRTRIPALLARILFGEMAEEVLLKGQKVYPKRLLQQGYPFQYSQLSEALADIYPRN, encoded by the coding sequence GTGAATCTACTAATCACAGGAGGGACAGGTTTTGTTGGCAGTGCAGTGGTTGAGCAGCTTCTTCAGCGAGGTGATTGTATACAGATCGTTTCTCGTAACACTAAGAAAAAGCAAGAGGCGAGCTTGGTTCAAATGCCTGCTGCAGGTGCATTGTTCTCAGAAAAGGTGATTGCTAGTTTAGATGGCATTATTAATTTAGCTGGTGAAAGTATTGCCGGCAGTCGCTGGGATGCTACCATACGCCAAAGAATTCTAAATAGCCGGGTTGCAGCCACTTCCTGTATTGTAGACAGTATTCGCCGGAATCAGGAACGAGGTTTACCCTTCCCTAAAGTATTGGTGAATGCTTCTGCTATCGGTTATTATGGTACTCATCCGCAGCAGAGATTCACAGAAAGTAGTGGAAGTGGCTATGGTTTTTTAGCGGATGTATGCCGAGCTTGGGAATTAGAAGCTATAAAAGGGGAAAGTTTAGGAATGCGTGTTGTTCGTCTGCGACTAGGGCATGTCCTAGAACGGGATGGAGGTATGCTGCCTAGAGTCGCCACGCCTTTTTCCTTCGGCATGGGTGGTTATCTTGGTGATGGCCAGCAATGGATGTCTTGGATTCATCGTAAAGACCTTGTCAATATAATTATTCAGGCACTGGACAACGGGGCTTGGCAGGGAGTCTATAATGCCTGCACGCCTTATGCTGTGACAATGAAAGAATTTATGGAGGTGCTAGGGACAACGTTAGGTAGTAAATGTCGAACTCGTATCCCTGCATTATTAGCACGAATATTGTTTGGTGAAATGGCGGAAGAAGTTCTATTAAAAGGGCAAAAGGTGTACCCTAAACGTTTATTACAACAAGGTTATCCTTTTCAATATAGTCAACTTTCAGAAGCCTTAGCAGATATCTACCCGAGAAATTAA
- a CDS encoding CC/Se motif family (seleno)protein, which produces MLTVSDEARDYILSKKGTVHVIDNGRAGSCCGNFDLGPSVYLGKPPDATEYCVKEINQVAVYVPKNFYPRIPLMIHVGSFFGLKSLHIEGWKLM; this is translated from the coding sequence GTGTTAACAGTGAGTGATGAGGCCAGAGATTATATTCTAAGCAAGAAAGGAACCGTACATGTAATTGATAATGGGAGAGCAGGGTCATGTTGCGGTAATTTTGATTTGGGCCCCTCTGTTTATCTAGGCAAACCGCCAGATGCTACAGAATATTGTGTAAAAGAAATTAACCAAGTTGCTGTATATGTACCTAAAAATTTTTATCCTAGAATACCCCTAATGATTCACGTAGGAAGCTTTTTTGGACTAAAGAGCTTACATATAGAAGGATGGAAGCTAATGTAA
- a CDS encoding TetR/AcrR family transcriptional regulator: MKKENVTEKSTMDKILDAAIPLFAMKGYAAVSVKELAEAAGVNIALISYYFGGKENLYAAVLQTQFVVIAETIDVIRKKDHLNPAEKIRLFGQLVAKSHIKCPYTSHLVYGEFINPTASFDTIVKKELSQLNNFLSDCIREAIKVGQFRADLDPEYAALSLSGIVNFYFFTQNLSKEILPPRENQAEYYINQAVETYLHGVLAPSKL, from the coding sequence ATGAAAAAAGAAAACGTAACAGAAAAATCCACGATGGACAAAATCTTGGATGCGGCCATCCCATTGTTTGCTATGAAAGGTTATGCAGCCGTATCCGTCAAAGAATTAGCGGAAGCTGCTGGTGTAAACATTGCTTTAATTTCTTATTATTTTGGTGGCAAGGAAAATCTATATGCCGCCGTCTTGCAAACTCAATTTGTAGTTATTGCAGAAACGATTGATGTGATTCGTAAGAAAGATCACTTGAATCCTGCGGAAAAAATACGCCTCTTTGGACAATTAGTAGCTAAGTCTCATATTAAATGTCCCTATACAAGTCATTTGGTCTATGGTGAATTTATTAATCCGACAGCATCCTTTGATACCATTGTGAAAAAGGAGCTCTCCCAATTAAATAATTTTCTTAGTGACTGTATTCGAGAGGCAATTAAGGTAGGGCAATTTCGCGCGGATTTAGATCCAGAATATGCAGCGTTATCTTTATCGGGTATTGTAAATTTCTATTTTTTTACACAAAATTTATCGAAGGAAATCTTGCCACCCAGGGAGAATCAGGCAGAATACTATATTAATCAGGCTGTTGAGACCTATCTGCATGGAGTGTTGGCTCCAAGTAAACTTTAG
- a CDS encoding AbrB family transcriptional regulator: protein MKDNIIIFLLACMGGFLFFTIHSPLPWTLGPLVITLLWKTLRKKSVYWPRPIRNTGLIFLGYAMGSPFTIQVGHQILGQLPGMLMATFATMTISLLVGWFTSRRTGVGIINGLIGSVPGGLSQMAVICEEIDGADVAVVTLMQITRVLTVVFIVPMLAIYGLSNNSTPIPLFAANAPLNYAAFLPFVVVCILSPQLAKLLKVPTPYLMGPTLGTISLIIGGYDAPHLPQYLTALAQIAIGIRMGADITFDGLKNWKSIVLYTFGGVLLVITMSLGVDYALTKFYSISFLTAFISTAPGGITEMGLTAMTVHADVSLVVAYQLFRLLSMLILGIPVIRWWLMRRAVRNVVETNI from the coding sequence ATGAAAGATAACATTATTATTTTCCTTTTAGCCTGTATGGGAGGCTTTCTCTTTTTTACAATACATTCTCCTCTACCTTGGACTTTAGGACCACTAGTCATCACTCTACTTTGGAAAACACTTAGAAAAAAATCAGTTTATTGGCCAAGGCCCATCCGAAACACAGGGCTTATTTTCCTTGGCTACGCCATGGGCAGTCCCTTTACTATTCAGGTAGGCCATCAAATCCTCGGACAGCTTCCTGGAATGCTTATGGCTACCTTTGCTACTATGACCATAAGTCTTTTAGTTGGATGGTTTACCAGTCGTCGTACTGGAGTCGGAATCATTAATGGACTGATTGGCAGCGTACCAGGAGGACTTTCCCAAATGGCAGTGATCTGCGAAGAAATTGATGGCGCCGATGTAGCAGTCGTTACTCTTATGCAAATTACTAGGGTACTAACGGTTGTTTTCATTGTACCGATGCTGGCAATCTATGGCCTTTCAAATAATTCTACACCCATTCCCCTCTTCGCTGCCAATGCTCCCCTCAATTACGCAGCATTTTTACCGTTTGTAGTCGTTTGCATTCTTTCCCCTCAGTTGGCAAAATTATTAAAAGTCCCCACCCCCTACCTTATGGGTCCTACCCTTGGAACTATTTCACTGATTATTGGAGGATATGATGCGCCTCACCTTCCTCAATATCTCACCGCATTAGCCCAAATCGCCATTGGGATACGGATGGGAGCTGACATTACTTTTGATGGGTTAAAAAATTGGAAGTCTATTGTTTTATATACCTTTGGAGGCGTTCTCCTTGTGATTACTATGTCTTTAGGTGTTGACTATGCGTTAACCAAATTCTATTCCATTTCTTTTCTAACGGCTTTTATCAGTACAGCTCCAGGAGGAATCACAGAAATGGGACTTACAGCAATGACAGTTCACGCTGATGTCTCCCTCGTTGTTGCCTACCAGCTTTTCAGGCTTTTATCTATGCTTATCCTTGGAATACCTGTGATAAGATGGTGGCTAATGAGAAGAGCAGTTAGAAATGTAGTGGAAACGAATATCTAA
- a CDS encoding DMT family transporter: MVLKKSNSKSILSAKFLANLAMLVTVTLWGMSFVSIKLAVSEIPPVTLALLRFLIASTILFLILKKVEPTAKLQRCDVKKMMLAGFLGITLYFFFENTGVRLTTASSASLITSIIPIIAITMDIIVFKTKVPLIQIIGILVAMCGAYLSITANGQINFSSETFIGNLYVVGAMLSWTGYTLLNKSFKGKYSGLFLTTYQTLFGTLFLLPLSFFEHNQWHVFSLHALGHILYLAICCSALGYFLYIYALSNLDVTITTLYLNLMSIVGVIGGCFILSETVFPAQLLGGIMIIISIVMINFAASKKKMFVLPLEQ, encoded by the coding sequence ATGGTTTTAAAGAAAAGTAACTCAAAATCCATACTCTCAGCCAAATTCTTAGCCAATTTGGCTATGCTTGTCACCGTAACCTTATGGGGTATGTCCTTTGTTAGTATAAAACTAGCAGTCAGTGAAATACCACCTGTTACATTGGCACTTTTACGGTTTTTAATTGCCAGTACAATCCTTTTTCTTATCTTGAAAAAAGTTGAACCTACTGCCAAATTGCAGCGATGTGATGTAAAGAAAATGATGCTAGCTGGCTTTTTAGGAATCACATTGTATTTCTTCTTTGAAAATACAGGAGTTAGGTTAACTACAGCTTCTAGCGCCTCTCTCATCACGTCTATCATTCCGATTATTGCAATTACAATGGATATTATCGTTTTTAAAACAAAAGTCCCCCTTATCCAAATCATTGGAATCCTAGTAGCCATGTGCGGCGCTTACTTATCCATCACAGCCAATGGACAAATTAATTTCTCATCGGAAACTTTTATTGGCAACCTTTACGTCGTTGGTGCCATGCTTTCCTGGACAGGCTATACCTTACTTAATAAATCCTTTAAGGGCAAGTATTCTGGTCTTTTTTTGACAACTTATCAGACTTTATTTGGAACACTCTTTCTACTCCCTCTTTCCTTCTTTGAACATAATCAGTGGCATGTATTTTCACTACACGCCTTGGGGCATATACTATACCTGGCGATTTGTTGTTCGGCACTCGGATATTTTTTATACATTTATGCATTAAGCAACTTAGATGTTACCATAACTACCTTATATTTAAATCTTATGTCTATTGTCGGGGTTATTGGTGGGTGTTTTATTCTTTCAGAAACGGTGTTTCCTGCTCAACTTTTAGGCGGCATTATGATTATTATCAGTATAGTTATGATCAATTTTGCAGCGTCTAAAAAAAAAATGTTCGTGCTTCCTCTAGAACAGTAA
- a CDS encoding SDR family NAD(P)-dependent oxidoreductase, whose translation MLLEKKVAIVTGATRGIGKSIALTLAKQGASLVINGNNEDLLNELASEIEKLGKRCLVEVGDISDPVIATKIVKTAIDHFGNIDILVNNAGINMRTPTLEMKLDDWQKVINVNLNGTLYCCMAVLPFMIQQKYGKIVNVSSSTAKTPHRNASPSYGASKAGVNYLTQHLALEMAKHNIYVNGVCPGPIETDMSTQWTDEYRQQVLSRIPLGKLGQSQNVADAVLFLASSMSDFITGETININGGTYMN comes from the coding sequence ATGCTTTTGGAAAAGAAAGTAGCAATTGTAACTGGTGCAACCAGAGGTATTGGAAAATCAATTGCTTTAACTTTAGCTAAACAAGGCGCTTCTTTAGTAATCAATGGAAATAATGAAGATTTATTAAATGAATTGGCTTCAGAGATTGAGAAACTTGGAAAAAGGTGTTTAGTGGAGGTGGGAGATATTTCAGATCCTGTTATTGCCACTAAAATTGTAAAAACAGCCATCGATCATTTTGGTAATATTGATATTCTTGTAAATAATGCGGGGATTAATATGCGTACTCCAACATTAGAGATGAAATTAGATGATTGGCAAAAAGTGATCAATGTTAATTTAAACGGGACACTGTATTGTTGCATGGCTGTTTTACCATTTATGATACAACAGAAATACGGTAAAATTGTAAATGTATCTTCTTCTACTGCCAAAACTCCTCATAGAAATGCATCTCCTTCTTATGGCGCATCAAAAGCAGGTGTGAATTACCTTACACAGCATCTAGCTTTAGAAATGGCAAAACATAATATTTATGTGAATGGGGTTTGTCCTGGTCCGATCGAAACGGATATGAGTACGCAGTGGACTGATGAATATCGCCAGCAAGTGTTGTCGAGAATACCCTTAGGTAAGCTGGGACAATCTCAGAATGTAGCTGATGCAGTTTTATTTTTGGCTTCAAGTATGTCTGACTTTATAACCGGTGAGACAATTAACATTAATGGTGGAACATATATGAATTAA
- a CDS encoding YhcH/YjgK/YiaL family protein, whose protein sequence is MIVGHLLNIENEMSLYPVALQQGLKFLLETDLSILALGRHEIQDNKIYAMVAEYETQPKEQRRPEAHEKYLDIQYICSGQEMIGSGPLAAVSEIDEDCLKARDVIFYKGIAAETEIILSQGMFAVYFPWDAHRPNCSVGEKPCKVRKVVVKIRIDVL, encoded by the coding sequence ATGATTGTCGGACATTTATTAAACATAGAAAATGAGATGAGTTTGTATCCAGTAGCATTACAACAAGGGTTGAAATTTCTCTTGGAAACAGATCTTTCAATCTTAGCATTGGGGCGGCATGAGATTCAAGATAATAAAATTTACGCCATGGTTGCAGAATATGAGACCCAGCCGAAAGAACAACGTAGACCTGAAGCCCATGAAAAGTATTTGGACATACAATATATTTGTTCAGGACAAGAGATGATAGGCTCTGGTCCATTAGCGGCAGTTTCTGAAATCGATGAAGATTGTCTTAAAGCACGGGATGTTATATTTTACAAAGGTATTGCAGCAGAGACAGAAATTATCCTGTCTCAAGGAATGTTCGCAGTGTATTTTCCGTGGGATGCTCACAGACCGAATTGCAGTGTGGGGGAAAAACCATGTAAGGTCCGAAAAGTAGTAGTGAAAATAAGAATTGATGTTTTATGA
- a CDS encoding exo-alpha-sialidase, whose protein sequence is MVSNIGKTSVVTTQGKLYQVANDSERIEALLPNHCVQSHASNIMPLENGDFLCVWFAGSQEGIADISIYISRLNKGESEWTEPVKISDDSTRSEQNPILFPAPDGKLWLLYTAQKSGNQDTAIVRYRISADNGYTWGEIQTLFDTPGTFIRQPIVVLDNGDWIIPIFYCRVTPGRKWVGDDDTSAVKISADSGKTWTEYQVPNSTGCVHMNIDKLEDGTLLALYRSRWADNIYLSRSIDNGRTWTEPVPTELPNNNSSIQFTKLSNGHLAIVFNNISAASSKERRLSLYDEIEDEDDSEITTEEEKPAVVEEIDPNKKTAFWGTPRAPMTIAISEDNGKTWPYMRDIEVGDGYCMTNNSKEKLNREYSYPSIKQTSEGKIHITFTYFRQTIKYVQVTEEWVKG, encoded by the coding sequence ATGGTGAGTAATATAGGAAAAACAAGTGTTGTGACCACCCAAGGTAAACTATATCAAGTAGCAAATGATTCTGAAAGAATTGAGGCATTATTGCCAAATCATTGCGTGCAGAGTCACGCATCAAATATTATGCCACTAGAAAATGGAGATTTTTTATGTGTTTGGTTTGCAGGAAGTCAGGAAGGAATTGCAGATATCTCCATTTATATATCTAGACTGAACAAAGGGGAATCTGAGTGGACAGAACCAGTAAAGATCTCTGATGATTCTACAAGATCAGAACAAAACCCCATACTATTTCCTGCCCCGGATGGAAAGCTATGGTTATTATATACGGCCCAAAAATCAGGAAATCAAGATACAGCCATTGTCAGATACCGTATATCTGCAGATAATGGCTATACCTGGGGAGAAATCCAAACTTTATTTGATACTCCTGGTACTTTTATTCGCCAACCAATTGTCGTTTTAGATAACGGAGACTGGATTATTCCTATCTTCTATTGTCGTGTCACACCAGGTAGGAAGTGGGTTGGTGATGATGATACTAGTGCAGTGAAAATTTCAGCCGATAGTGGAAAGACATGGACAGAGTATCAAGTGCCCAACAGTACTGGATGCGTCCACATGAATATCGATAAGCTTGAGGATGGAACACTGTTGGCTCTGTACAGAAGTCGCTGGGCGGACAATATTTATCTGAGTCGTTCGATAGATAATGGTAGGACGTGGACAGAACCTGTTCCGACAGAACTTCCTAACAATAATTCGTCCATTCAATTCACAAAACTGAGTAATGGACATTTGGCAATTGTTTTCAATAATATAAGTGCTGCAAGTTCCAAAGAGCGCAGACTTTCCTTGTACGATGAAATCGAGGACGAGGATGATAGTGAAATAACGACGGAAGAAGAAAAACCAGCTGTTGTTGAAGAAATAGATCCGAATAAAAAGACAGCATTTTGGGGAACGCCGAGAGCTCCCATGACCATTGCCATTTCAGAAGATAACGGAAAAACATGGCCTTATATGAGAGATATTGAAGTCGGCGATGGCTATTGCATGACGAATAACTCTAAGGAAAAATTAAACAGAGAATATTCTTATCCCTCGATAAAACAAACCTCTGAAGGAAAAATCCATATTACTTTTACGTATTTCAGACAGACAATAAAGTATGTTCAAGTTACAGAAGAGTGGGTTAAGGGTTAA
- a CDS encoding sodium:solute symporter family protein, producing MKEFSSADTFIIVAMMVLYIIGTSWLTMKLRSKNSEQFMVASRAMPALVVGVLLMSEFIGAKSTVGTAESAFKYGMGAAWSVLGASIGYWLYSLFMVKRLYGSGEFTISGAIAQKYGKSTKYAVSIVMMYALLLVNVGNYISGAAALSTVLKMSLPISMCIIAVVSTFYFVYGGLKGVAYVTVLHSFFKYVGIAAVLVTALSLTGGISPMVEKMPAFYFTWDGKIGITTILAWVIGTVGAIFSTQFVVQAISSNKSAEEAKKSTLYAALFCLPLGFALALIGVAAKYLYPEMNALYALPIFMQSMNPYLAGMVATSLVASVFVSVSTVALAIASLAVKDFYVPLYKPTPEKEFKMTRIFSVIIGVIPLIFVFFVPEILKLSFFTRAIRLSISVVAMIAFYLPFFNSTRGANLGLLGAAVTTSAWYLMGDPYGIDNIYIALISPAIVMYIEKMFHWNNNVHTADRK from the coding sequence ATGAAAGAATTTAGTTCAGCAGATACCTTTATTATTGTAGCCATGATGGTTTTGTATATTATTGGTACCTCTTGGTTGACAATGAAGTTGCGTAGTAAGAATTCCGAGCAGTTTATGGTTGCATCACGGGCTATGCCAGCTCTTGTTGTTGGTGTTTTGCTAATGTCAGAATTTATTGGTGCCAAGTCAACAGTGGGAACGGCTGAGTCCGCTTTTAAATATGGTATGGGGGCAGCGTGGTCTGTTCTTGGAGCATCTATTGGTTATTGGTTGTATAGCCTTTTCATGGTTAAACGATTATATGGATCAGGGGAGTTTACTATTTCTGGGGCTATCGCTCAAAAATATGGTAAATCAACTAAGTATGCAGTATCCATTGTTATGATGTATGCTTTACTTCTCGTAAATGTTGGTAACTACATCAGTGGTGCGGCAGCCTTGTCGACTGTGCTAAAAATGAGTTTACCAATCTCCATGTGTATTATCGCAGTAGTCAGTACCTTCTATTTTGTGTATGGGGGCCTTAAGGGTGTTGCCTATGTGACTGTCTTACACAGTTTCTTTAAGTACGTGGGAATAGCAGCTGTTTTAGTAACTGCCTTATCTTTGACTGGTGGAATTAGTCCCATGGTAGAGAAAATGCCAGCATTCTACTTTACTTGGGATGGTAAAATTGGTATAACGACCATTCTTGCTTGGGTCATCGGTACAGTAGGTGCTATTTTCTCCACCCAGTTTGTAGTGCAAGCTATTTCTTCAAATAAAAGTGCTGAAGAGGCAAAGAAATCAACCCTATATGCAGCGCTGTTCTGCTTGCCTTTGGGTTTTGCGTTGGCCCTTATCGGTGTAGCCGCTAAATATCTATATCCAGAGATGAACGCTCTCTACGCATTGCCAATCTTTATGCAAAGTATGAATCCATATTTAGCTGGAATGGTGGCGACCTCTCTTGTGGCTTCCGTATTTGTCAGCGTAAGTACCGTTGCTTTGGCTATTGCCTCATTAGCAGTCAAGGATTTCTATGTGCCTTTGTATAAACCTACTCCAGAAAAAGAATTTAAAATGACTCGTATCTTCTCTGTAATTATTGGGGTTATACCTTTAATTTTCGTTTTCTTCGTGCCTGAAATTCTGAAGTTGTCCTTCTTTACTCGTGCCATCCGTTTATCAATTTCAGTAGTGGCAATGATTGCCTTTTATTTACCTTTCTTTAATAGTACCCGCGGTGCGAATCTAGGACTGTTAGGTGCAGCCGTAACCACTAGTGCATGGTATCTAATGGGCGATCCATACGGTATAGACAATATTTATATTGCTTTAATTTCTCCAGCAATCGTCATGTATATTGAAAAAATGTTCCATTGGAATAATAACGTTCATACAGCAGATCGTAAATAG